The Psychromonas sp. MME1 genome window below encodes:
- a CDS encoding LysR family transcriptional regulator, giving the protein MIEPSHLKIMVALHEKGTLIQAADSLCLTQSALSHQIRYLEKKLNVKLWQRYGRRLRLTPAGELLLKVAQQVMPTLTQTEMTLKAMGEGLQGLLRIGVECYPCHEWLTQVVAQFLQTQANIDIDIIRRFQFSGVNGLLNHQVDLLITPDFIDNKNLHLQRLFDYEQVLVVPIDHVLANNEYIHPEQLSNETLITFPIDRERLDIFHLFLWPANIEPKVHKQIESLAIMLQMVEHQRGVCVLPEWLANSYSQQYQVKKMRLGKVGIFKTLYAAIKKEDKNIPYIDAFIKLGIENAV; this is encoded by the coding sequence ATGATTGAGCCGTCGCATTTAAAAATCATGGTCGCATTGCATGAAAAAGGGACATTGATACAGGCTGCGGATAGTTTATGTTTAACCCAGTCGGCCTTGTCTCATCAAATCCGCTATTTGGAAAAGAAGTTAAATGTAAAACTTTGGCAGCGTTATGGGCGGCGTTTGCGCCTAACCCCCGCTGGGGAATTGTTACTGAAAGTAGCGCAACAGGTGATGCCGACGTTGACGCAAACTGAGATGACTTTAAAAGCGATGGGTGAAGGGCTGCAGGGCTTATTGCGCATCGGTGTAGAATGTTATCCCTGTCATGAATGGTTAACGCAAGTCGTGGCGCAGTTTTTACAAACTCAGGCGAATATCGATATTGATATTATTCGTCGCTTTCAATTTTCCGGTGTCAATGGACTATTAAACCATCAGGTCGATCTCTTAATTACTCCGGATTTTATCGACAATAAAAACCTGCATTTGCAGCGATTATTTGACTATGAACAGGTGCTCGTTGTGCCAATCGACCATGTTTTGGCTAACAATGAGTACATTCACCCCGAGCAACTGAGTAATGAAACGTTAATTACTTTCCCCATCGATAGAGAGCGGTTAGATATTTTTCATCTATTTCTTTGGCCTGCCAATATTGAACCTAAGGTGCATAAACAGATCGAGTCCTTAGCTATTATGTTACAAATGGTTGAACATCAACGAGGCGTGTGTGTATTACCTGAGTGGTTAGCAAACAGTTACAGCCAGCAGTATCAGGTGAAAAAAATGCGTTTAGGTAAAGTGGGTATTTTTAAAACCTTGTATGCCGCAATTAAAAAGGAAGATAAAAACATTCCATATATTGATGCTTTTATTAAACTCGGTATAGAAAATGCTGTCTAG
- a CDS encoding diguanylate cyclase: MSLVLDALPDPAFLLSRSGKYLAVYGGKDTRYYHDGTGLVGSYISDLVKTEKANWFIEKITEALRSRALLIAEYELSSRDVKGLSDEGPSEVVWFEGRIQALDFLINDEEVVLWVASNISRRHALEMQLRELSNKDQLTALFNRRKLEKDLTSQFEEFIRYKRPTSILIFDLDNLKQINDTNGHHVGDQAIIAIANTCRAQLRKNDIAYRLGGDEFVLVLPNLDLHEAMQFASRLHERFNAALKNFSFAGKYATVSMGGATISSLDNSHENTLKRADGALYQAKRNGKNRVQFA; the protein is encoded by the coding sequence ATGTCCTTAGTACTTGACGCATTGCCTGATCCTGCCTTTTTATTATCACGTAGTGGTAAATATTTGGCTGTGTATGGTGGTAAAGATACCCGTTATTACCATGATGGAACTGGCTTGGTGGGGTCCTATATATCGGACTTAGTGAAAACAGAAAAGGCCAACTGGTTTATTGAAAAAATTACGGAAGCTTTGCGAAGCAGGGCATTGTTAATCGCAGAATACGAGTTGAGTAGTCGTGATGTGAAAGGATTATCGGATGAAGGCCCGAGTGAGGTTGTCTGGTTCGAGGGACGTATCCAAGCGCTCGATTTCCTTATCAATGATGAAGAGGTTGTATTATGGGTTGCCAGTAATATTTCTAGGCGGCATGCCTTGGAAATGCAACTGCGAGAGCTTAGCAATAAAGATCAGCTTACCGCTCTTTTTAATCGCAGGAAGCTAGAAAAAGACCTCACATCGCAGTTTGAAGAGTTTATTCGTTATAAAAGACCTACCTCTATTTTAATTTTCGACCTAGATAATTTAAAGCAGATAAATGATACCAATGGCCATCATGTCGGCGATCAAGCGATTATTGCCATCGCTAATACCTGCCGTGCACAGTTAAGGAAAAACGATATAGCTTATCGTTTGGGAGGTGATGAATTTGTCCTTGTTCTGCCTAATCTTGACTTGCATGAGGCAATGCAATTTGCGAGTCGATTACATGAACGTTTTAATGCGGCACTTAAAAATTTTAGTTTTGCAGGAAAATACGCGACCGTCAGTATGGGGGGGGCCACTATTTCATCTCTTGATAACTCCCATGAAAACACACTAAAACGGGCTGATGGCGCTTTGTACCAAGCTAAACGCAATGGCAAGAATCGTGTTCAATTTGCCTAG
- a CDS encoding cache domain-containing protein, producing MMNIVIAIVISSFLAFFYQLFIATLEKEKMKQAKSNAESAIVTIQFFYDLVLEEKLDSLTAKEYAKDVLHDIRFGKMGYIWINSGEGVLLMQPNTPQLVGLNQLDRTDIKGNFIFKQFITEAKKGGGWVNYYWPKPGGETDYLKISYVAYFEPWDWVVGTGEYLDEMQGNILSVVFNASAWLLSAFIAFVVILFLAINYYIRQLRENSCHDGLTLLYNKRFLTEMLPRILKKQLRLSDQQLVVTFIDIDHFKQINDAYGHDYGDRVLKNLAALITNKTRPDDYCIRYGGEEFVIVGFYQNKESAFHAMNDCGRLSLGWCALLRKKNSRLPLVPVLQFMIIKMTLMSR from the coding sequence ATGATGAATATTGTCATTGCGATTGTGATTTCTAGTTTTTTGGCATTCTTCTACCAGTTGTTCATCGCTACGCTTGAGAAAGAAAAAATGAAGCAGGCTAAAAGCAATGCAGAGTCAGCCATTGTGACCATTCAATTTTTTTATGATTTGGTGTTAGAGGAAAAATTGGATAGCCTTACCGCGAAGGAGTATGCCAAGGATGTTTTACACGATATTCGCTTTGGTAAAATGGGATATATCTGGATAAATAGCGGTGAAGGGGTGCTATTAATGCAACCTAATACCCCTCAATTAGTTGGTCTTAATCAACTAGACCGGACGGATATTAAAGGAAACTTTATTTTCAAACAATTTATAACGGAGGCTAAAAAAGGCGGCGGCTGGGTTAATTATTATTGGCCTAAACCGGGGGGGGAAACCGACTATTTAAAAATTTCCTATGTTGCTTATTTTGAGCCGTGGGATTGGGTAGTTGGGACGGGGGAGTATCTTGATGAAATGCAAGGCAATATATTAAGTGTTGTTTTTAATGCCTCTGCTTGGTTGTTGTCTGCTTTTATTGCTTTTGTCGTTATTCTATTTTTGGCTATTAATTATTACATTAGACAGTTAAGGGAAAACTCCTGTCATGACGGCCTAACCCTATTATATAACAAGCGCTTTCTGACGGAAATGCTCCCTAGAATATTAAAAAAACAGTTACGTCTTAGCGACCAACAGCTTGTTGTAACCTTCATTGATATTGACCATTTTAAGCAGATTAATGACGCCTATGGACATGATTATGGCGATAGGGTTTTAAAAAATTTGGCTGCATTGATAACGAATAAGACAAGGCCCGATGATTACTGCATTAGATATGGGGGCGAAGAGTTTGTTATTGTCGGTTTTTATCAGAACAAAGAATCGGCCTTTCATGCAATGAACGACTGCGGAAGGCTGTCTCTCGGATGGTGTGCTTTACTAAGAAAAAAAAATTCTCGATTACCATTAGTGCCGGTATTGCAATTCATGATAATAAAAATGACTTTGATGTCACGATGA
- a CDS encoding PH domain-containing protein, translating to MIDFDNKGFFKLKQKSEYAEKVQELLLEDERIIDAYKSMRDGVVFTSKRIIAINVQGITGSKKDFTSLPYKNIVAYSVETSGTFDIDAELEIYFSAIGKVKFEFTGKTSILEISKVISGYVL from the coding sequence ATGATTGATTTTGACAATAAAGGTTTTTTTAAATTAAAACAAAAGTCTGAATATGCTGAAAAGGTACAAGAGCTATTATTAGAAGATGAGCGAATCATTGATGCGTACAAATCGATGCGAGATGGGGTGGTCTTCACCAGTAAACGTATTATTGCGATTAATGTACAAGGAATAACGGGCAGTAAAAAAGATTTTACCTCTTTACCCTACAAAAATATTGTTGCTTATTCCGTGGAAACATCGGGAACATTTGACATTGATGCTGAATTAGAAATATATTTTTCTGCAATTGGTAAGGTGAAATTTGAATTTACCGGCAAAACATCCATTTTGGAAATTTCTAAAGTCATATCGGGTTACGTATTGTAA
- the mutS gene encoding DNA mismatch repair protein MutS codes for MKLTAQELQQHTPMMQQFLTIKSEVPDTLLFYRMGDFYELFFDDARKASQLLGISLTQRGKTGGNAIPMAGVPYHSVEGYLAKLIAMGESIAICEQIGDPATSKGPVERKIVRIITPGTITDEALLDDRQDNLLCAVYQHQETFAIASLDIGSGRFIINQFEQRETLQAELQRLNPAELLYPENFTEIALIDHLTTIRRRPEWEFELATSKKILTQQFSTKDLIGFGVEKAEVALCAAGALLQYIKDTQRTALPHIQSIKLEQNIDSVILDAATRKNLELTQNLSGGFDNTLAQVLDQTVTPMGSRLLKRWIHQPIRNFNTLNYRQTMIQTLIDLELTDDLAAPLKQIGDVERVIARLALRTARPRDLTRLRCAFALLPELQHLIADMPSELVVKLSKEMGTYPELLELLEKAIIDNPPVIIRDGGVIAQGYNAELDQWRNLAEGATDYLEQLEIRERQATGIATLKVGYNRVHGYYIETSRAQSDIVPIHYVRRQTLKNTERFIIPELKEHEDKVLSSQGKALALEKKLYEELLDLLLPHLQKLQFTAQALAELDVLNNLAERALTLNYVRPSLQAENGIYIEEGRHPVVEQVSKTPFIANPISLNEQRRMLIITGPNMGGKSTYMRQVALMVLMAHIGSYIPAQSAKIGPVDRIFTRIGASDDLASGRSTFMVEMTETANILHNATSNSLVLMDEIGRGTSTFDGLSLAWACAEQLAKKIQAYTLFATHYFELTKLPETIPELVNVHLDAVEHDDNIAFLHAVQEGAANKSYGLQVASLAGVPKEVVNNAKRKLQQLELGAPVMANHPAIPEQTVMNFTEAAKNPVLTTLGEIDPDELTPKKALALIYQLRDML; via the coding sequence ATGAAGCTAACGGCACAAGAGTTACAACAACATACCCCGATGATGCAACAATTTTTAACCATCAAAAGTGAAGTGCCCGACACTCTTCTATTTTATCGGATGGGCGACTTTTATGAACTTTTTTTTGATGATGCACGCAAGGCTTCACAACTATTAGGAATATCCCTAACACAACGTGGTAAAACAGGCGGTAACGCTATACCAATGGCAGGCGTTCCATATCATAGTGTAGAAGGTTATTTAGCAAAATTAATTGCCATGGGTGAATCAATTGCAATTTGTGAGCAAATAGGTGATCCAGCGACCTCTAAAGGACCCGTTGAGCGCAAAATTGTCCGCATTATCACCCCCGGCACAATCACCGATGAAGCGCTGCTTGATGACCGCCAAGACAATTTGTTATGTGCGGTTTACCAACATCAAGAAACCTTTGCCATCGCCTCTTTGGATATTGGCAGTGGACGCTTCATTATCAATCAATTTGAACAGCGAGAAACATTACAGGCTGAGTTACAACGACTGAACCCGGCAGAATTACTTTATCCTGAAAATTTTACCGAAATAGCATTAATTGACCATCTCACGACAATTCGCCGTCGTCCAGAATGGGAATTTGAATTAGCCACTAGCAAAAAAATATTAACACAACAATTTTCAACTAAAGATCTCATCGGTTTCGGCGTTGAAAAAGCGGAAGTCGCGCTATGCGCAGCAGGCGCATTACTCCAATATATCAAAGATACGCAACGCACCGCACTACCGCATATCCAGTCCATTAAACTTGAACAAAATATTGATAGTGTCATTTTAGATGCGGCAACACGTAAAAATTTAGAGTTAACGCAAAATCTTTCTGGTGGTTTTGATAATACCCTCGCTCAGGTACTTGATCAGACAGTAACTCCTATGGGTAGCCGTTTATTAAAACGTTGGATCCACCAGCCCATCCGTAACTTTAATACCTTGAATTATCGCCAAACGATGATTCAAACCTTAATTGATTTAGAGTTAACTGACGATTTAGCTGCACCATTAAAACAGATTGGGGATGTGGAACGCGTTATTGCACGCTTAGCACTGCGCACGGCACGCCCGCGTGATTTAACACGTTTACGCTGTGCCTTTGCATTACTACCAGAACTGCAACACTTAATCGCCGATATGCCCTCTGAATTGGTCGTGAAATTAAGTAAAGAGATGGGCACCTATCCAGAACTCTTAGAGCTATTAGAAAAAGCGATTATTGATAATCCTCCCGTTATCATTCGTGATGGCGGTGTTATCGCACAGGGCTATAATGCCGAACTAGATCAATGGCGTAACCTCGCAGAAGGGGCGACCGATTACCTGGAACAATTAGAAATAAGAGAGCGGCAAGCCACGGGTATTGCGACCTTAAAAGTCGGCTATAACCGCGTCCACGGTTATTATATTGAAACAAGTCGCGCACAATCGGATATCGTACCGATCCACTATGTGCGTCGACAAACCTTAAAAAATACCGAACGTTTTATTATTCCTGAGCTTAAAGAGCACGAAGATAAAGTCCTATCGAGCCAAGGTAAAGCACTCGCACTTGAGAAAAAACTCTACGAAGAGTTACTTGATCTACTTTTACCGCATCTACAAAAATTGCAATTCACTGCACAAGCATTAGCTGAATTAGATGTATTAAATAATCTTGCTGAACGTGCATTAACACTTAATTATGTTCGTCCATCCTTGCAAGCCGAAAACGGTATCTATATTGAAGAGGGACGCCACCCAGTGGTAGAGCAAGTCAGTAAAACCCCCTTTATTGCGAACCCTATTAGCCTTAATGAACAGCGTCGCATGCTTATCATAACGGGACCCAATATGGGGGGGAAATCGACCTATATGCGCCAAGTCGCGCTGATGGTATTGATGGCACACATCGGCAGTTACATCCCAGCCCAAAGTGCAAAAATTGGCCCAGTGGATAGAATATTTACCCGTATTGGAGCATCCGATGACCTTGCTAGCGGGCGATCAACTTTTATGGTTGAGATGACGGAAACCGCTAATATTCTTCATAATGCAACGAGCAATAGTTTAGTCTTAATGGATGAGATCGGGCGTGGTACCAGCACCTTTGATGGTTTATCACTGGCATGGGCATGTGCGGAACAGTTAGCCAAAAAGATCCAAGCCTATACACTTTTTGCAACCCACTACTTTGAACTAACCAAACTACCAGAGACCATTCCCGAGCTCGTTAATGTCCACCTGGATGCCGTAGAGCATGATGATAACATTGCCTTTTTACATGCTGTACAGGAAGGAGCGGCAAATAAAAGTTATGGTTTACAGGTTGCCTCATTAGCGGGCGTCCCGAAAGAGGTAGTCAACAATGCTAAACGTAAGCTGCAACAATTGGAGTTAGGTGCCCCCGTAATGGCAAACCATCCAGCCATACCAGAACAAACGGTTATGAACTTTACAGAGGCAGCAAAAAACCCTGTGTTAACAACGCTTGGAGAGATTGATCCCGATGAATTAACGCCGAAAAAAGCATTGGCATTAATCTATCAATTACGGGATATGCTGTAA
- a CDS encoding CinA family protein: MLTEKTVQELAQVLGEKLTQAGFVVATAESCTGGGVAYAITEISGSSLWFDRSFVTYSNAAKTEMLGVDYDLIHEVGAVSEQVVEQMAIGAVQHSDADIAVAISGIAGPDGGSLEKPGWHCLHLLV; the protein is encoded by the coding sequence ATGCTTACTGAAAAAACCGTGCAAGAACTTGCGCAAGTATTAGGTGAAAAACTTACCCAAGCAGGGTTTGTTGTCGCCACTGCTGAATCCTGTACCGGTGGAGGCGTAGCATACGCTATTACGGAAATTTCTGGAAGTTCGTTATGGTTTGATCGCAGCTTTGTTACCTATAGTAATGCAGCTAAAACAGAGATGCTTGGTGTAGATTATGATTTGATCCATGAAGTTGGCGCAGTATCTGAACAGGTTGTAGAGCAGATGGCTATCGGTGCAGTGCAACATTCCGATGCCGATATAGCCGTCGCTATTAGCGGTATTGCAGGGCCTGATGGTGGTAGTTTAGAAAAACCTGGTTGGCACTGTCTGCATCTCTTGGTATAA